cgatggcatggctatgaaaaaaaacataaaacaaaacacttactgtgacaaaaaaaagGGGCAAGAACAGCAagtagaagcttttaagtctcaccttaaaactcatttgtatactctagcctttaaatagacctcttttttagaccagttgatctgccgcttcttttctttttctcctctgtccccccctcccttgtggagggggtccggtccgatgaccatggatgaagttctggctgtccagagtcgagacctaggatggaccgctcgtcgggactcaggatggaccgctcgcctgtgtatcggttggggacatctctacaatgctgatccgcctccgcttgggatggtttcctgtggacgagactctcgctgctgtcttggatccgctttgaactgaactctcgcggctgtgttggagccactatggattgaactttcacagtatcatgttagaactgctcaacatccattgctttcggtcccctggagggggggttgcccacaatttgaggtcctctccaaggtttctcatggtcatcattgtcactggcgtcccactgggtgtgagttttccttgcccttatgtgggttcttccgaggatgtcgtagttgtagtggtttgtacagtcctttgagacatttgtgatttagggctatataaataaacattgattgataaacattgaaggtgcgtggcaggtgatctagggcatgaaggatgtgcagcaaACAGCAAACAGAATGCATAAGCACAAGCAGTAGCAAGTTGTAAAGCAGTATGAATAATCAGCAAGTAgaatgcaaagttcccagactgagAAACAGAAAGCAAAtaacttaaatactggctgtggtgatgagaaacaggtgtggggctgagggcaggggcgtgactaggagaccaggtggaaactaacggGTATCTATggcaacaaacaaaaccaggaagtgcaaaacgggaaacaagggaccaaaaacaaaacataacatgatcaaacacaaaacggatttacaggcatgacacaaATAAGTGAAGTTGTCTGTCGTTTTTAGTGCCTCGCCATTTACTTCAACAACAGGCTGCTCAGAGTCTTGATGTTGTAATGGCGGTTGGTAGAGAAGTTCAGTTTCAGTGGTGTTTATTTGTAAtccaaatggtaaatggtaaatggtaaatgggttgtacttgtatagcacttttctacccctttttaaggagcccaaagcgctttgacagtatttccacattcacccattcacacacacattcacacactgaaggcgggacctgccatacaaggcgctcaccaggacccatcaggagtgaagtgtcttgcccaaggacacaacgggtgtgactaggatggtagaatgtgcaaattgaaccagtaaccctcaggatCCTCAGAACccaggatctgaacccgagtgatgttttgttattggatttttgtgctcgtcacagattgtccttAACAAACAGCATGTTCAAACATAAAGAGTGTCCATATGtgtacttggcaccaggacacccaaggctgcagttccatgatcgactttgaagttgtgtcatcggatttgcggcgtCAAGTTTTGGACacacgggtgaagagaggggaggAGCTTTCCCCCTGATCACGacggtgagttggctgcgatggtgggggaggatgccggacagacttgGCAGGCACAAACACGTAGTGAAGGTCTGCTGGGAACtactagcagagtctcctgtcagagatcATTTCAATTCCCacatccggaagaactttgaacatgtcacgagggaggtccTGGACATCGAGTCTGAGagaccatgttccacacctctattgtcgaggtggctgaCTGGAGCTGTGGTCGCAAGGTAGTTGGAGCCTGTCAAGGGCGGTATTCGTAGAattcgttggtggacaccagcagtgagggatgccgtcaagctgaagaaagagtcctatcaggttcttttggctcagaggactccggaggcagtggacaggtaccgacaggccaagcggtgttcGGCTTTCGCGGTCGCTTTTACAAAAACCCGGACAAGGGAGGAGTTcgaggaagccatggaaaacgacttccagactacttcgaagcaattctggaccaccattagCAGCCtcgggaaggggaagcagtgtactgtcaacaccatgtatggtgaggatgttgttctgctgacctcgactgcgggtgttgtggatcagtggagggaatactttgaagacctcctcaatcccaccaacacgtcttcctatgaggaagcagtgcctggggaatctgtggtgggctctctctcctatttctggggctgaggttgccgaggtagttaaaaagctcctctggATGCtgaggggctgtcttggttgacaagactttacAGAAATAAGTGGATATTGGGGGcgatacctctggattggcagaccaggttggtggttcctctatttaagaaggggaaccagagaGTGCGTTCCAATTTTTGTGGGATCACGCTCCTTAGCCTTCCTGgtgaggtctattcaggtgtactagagagtaggctacgccggatagtggaACTTCAGATTCAGGAGAAaccgtgtggttttcgtcctggtcgtggaactgtggaccagctctataatcacggcagggtccttgagggtgcatgggagtttgcacaaccagtctacacgtgtcttgtggaattggagaaggcatttgaccgtgtccctcggggagtcctgaTTGGAGTGCTCAGAGTGTatcgggtatcggactgtctgattgtggcggtccgctccctgtacgatcagtgtcagagcttggtcctcattgctggcagtaagtcggacaagtttccagtgagggttggactgtgTTAagtctgccctttgtcaccaattatgttaataacttttatggacagaatttctaagccaatcagggcgttgaggggatccggtttggtggctgcaggattgggtctgtgctttttgcagatgatgtggtcctgatggcttcatctagccaggatcttcagctatcactggatcagtttgcagccaagtgtgaagcgactgggttgagaatcagcacctccaagtccgagtccatggttctcgcccggaaaagggtggagtgccatctccgggttgaggagtagaccctgccccaagtgaaggagctGAAGTACCCcgcagtcttgttcacgagtgagggaagagtggatcgtgagattgaaaggcggatcggtacggcgtcttcagtgatgcagacgctgtatcgatccgttgtggtgaagaaagagctgagccggaaggcaaagttctcaatttaccggtagatctacgttcccatcctcatctatggtcatgagctttgggttatgaccgaaaggataagatcacgggtacaagcggccgaaatgagtttcctccgccgggtggcggggctcttccttagagatagggtgagaagctctgccatccgggaggagctcaaagtaaagccactgctcctccacaccgagatgagccagataaggtggttcggccatctggtcaggatgattTACGAATTACAGAATGTGCACTGGTGGTGGGTTTTGTAAGTTCCTTTTACTGTAAGTTTTCCTtatttgatttttgttttttaagaaaaTGTATGATCCCACATTTGATTTTTTTCAGAATTTGCACAGGATATCATAATTAATGTTTTGTCCTGTACCGTTTTGTCTTTTGGGTGTACGAGCAGCTGTCTTGCTTGTATGTGAGGCTTTACTGCTAAGTTAATTTTGTGTTTCTTCATGATTTGTAATGCGTCTGTTGCTCCCTGGTGTACAGTGTGGTTATGACATCTTGAATGTCAATGTGGAAACTGATGAGATTATCAGAACATTTGCTGGTGCTGGATAATGTCTGATTTAACTAAGCAAAGCTGAACTTTTCTAAAGCATGATTTTGTCTCTTTGTGTCCTGCAGACATCTGTGGAGAACATTCTCTCCCTGAAAAGGAGCGGACCTTCTCTGAGGCGCCACAACCACCCCACACTGATCACAAGGAGCCATACCCCCCATATATCAAAGAGGAGAAGGACCCACAGTACCCTCCGTTTAAAGAAGACAAGGCACCACAGTCCCTCCAAATTAAAAGGGAAGAGGAACAGCCCCCCCAATATATAAAGGAAGAGAAACAacagcattgtcactttaaaaCAGAAGAAGAGGAAGCACAGTCAACCCAAATTAAAGCAGATGAGTCACAGTCCCCTGACATTGAGGCAGTTGAAGCGCCAAAGTCCCTCCAAATTAAAGAACACGATGAGGAGCCACAGCCTCCTCACTTTGAAGAGGGAGAGCAACAGCCCCCACACTTTAAAACAGAAGAAAAGGAGCCGCAGTCAACCCAAATTAAAATGGATGAGTCACAGTCCCCTCACATTGAGCAAGTTGAAGTGCCAGAGTCCCCCCAAGTTAAAGAGGACAATGAGGAGCCACAGCCTTCTCAATTTTTAAAGGAAGCGCAACAGCACCCTCACTGTAAAACAGAAGAAAATGAGCCACATTCAACCCAAATTAAAGTGGATGAGTCACAGTCCCCTCACATTGCACAAGTGGAACTGCCAGTTACCACCCAAATTAAAGAAGATGAGGAGCCACAACCTCAATTTGTAAAGGAAGAGCAACAGCCCCCTCACTTTAAAACTGAAGAAGAGCTACAGTCAACCCAAATTAAAGCGGATGAGTCACAGTCCCCTCACATTGAGGAAGTTGAAGCGCCAAAATCCCCCCAAATTAAAGAGGACGATGAGGAGCCACATCCTCCTCAATTTGTAGGGGGAGAACAACAGCCCCCTTACTTTAAAACAGAAGAAAATGAGCCACAGCCCACTCACATTAAAAATGAGTCACAATCCCCTAACATTGAGGAAGATGGGGTGCCACAGCCCTCTGCGTTAAAAAGGAAGAGGTGTCACAGCCCCCACacattaaaaaagaagaaaatgagCCACTGCAACAGtatattaaagaggaagaggaggagccacaaaagtgaaagtgaggagaagagagaggcggagcctccaagcagcagctcaactcaacacatgacaacagaagctgatggagaccactgtggaggatcacaagcagacaagatcttagctccactatcagatagtgacgaCACAACGTctcactctcctgacactgatgatgaagatgatgagaCATGTTAtactgacaacacacactttaaatgttctcactgtgacaaaacttttAGTTACCGTAGTAaactgaaagtacacatgagaacacacacaggagaaaaacccttttcctgttcagtctgtggtaaaggttttgcgcGGAATGATAATCTGAAAATACATGTAAGaatgcacactggagaaaaaagattttcctgttcagtctgtggtaaaggttttttaCAAAACAGTGATCTGAAAAAACACACAAGGATCCACACTGGAGAAACCCCCTTTTCCTGcacagaatgtggtaaaggttttgcggGAAAAGGTCAGCTGAGAAGACACacaagaatacacactggagaaaaaccttttatctgttcagtctgtggtaaaggttttgcacaaactAATTGTCTCAAAATACATACAAGAAtccacaccggagaaaaaccattttcttgttcagtctgtggtaaaggttttttaCAAAACAGTGATCTGAAATTACATACAAGAAtccacactggtgaaaaacctttttcctgttcagtctgtggCTTAGGTTTTGCACAAAAGAGTCACCTGAAAAGACATacaagaatacacactggagaaaaccctttttcctgttcagtctgtggtaaagcTTTTGCGGGAAAAACTGAtctgaaaatacacacaagaatccacactggtgaaaaaccctttttctgttcagtttgtggtaaaggTTTTTCACAAAATAGTCACCTGAAAAGTCATATAAGAattcacactggagaaaaaacattttcctgttctgtctgtggtaaaggttttttaCAAAATAGTGATCTGAAAAAACACGCAAGAGTGCACACGGAGAAAAACTCTATTCCTGTCCCGTTTGCAGGTTTTGCACAACAAAGTATtttttgaaaatacacataagaATGTACACTGGGGAAAAAAACATGTTCCTGTCCAGTCCGTAGTAAAGGTTTTATACAAAGTAAGACTCTTAATGTATACTGGAGACAAACCATCCACCTGAAAGGCATTATTGATGATGCAGAGCAGAAAGCACACTGGTAAAAATAATTTTATCAGCTCGGTCGGCTGTAAAGGTTTCATAGACAGTCTAACTTTGAAAAGACACACACTCAAGAGAAACcattgagttgcagtgtgtgtatgATGAAAGATTCCCTaataagtagcagtgtaagacaCACAAGTGTGCGGGTGAGAAGAGCAGCAGCAAATGGAGACACAGGATGTTTTGTTATTGTTCTGTGTGTTACAGGCTTGACAAATTGCTTCTAACTTTTTTGTTCCAACACATTGACCCTTGCATGCTAAGAGCATTTTTGAACTGTCAGTGATCTAAAGCGTTCCTTTTTGTTTGGTAAATGACAGAccatgagagattatcatcacacgtcaacatctctaacatgtaaattTTGCCTCTTTCCTAAATAAGCATTGAAAATGTAAATATGTTATTCATTGTTTCACCTTGGATAAATAgatgttaaataaatacagtggggcaataaagtatttagtcagccgccgattgtgcaagttctcctacttaaaattatgacagaggtcggtaattttcatcataggtacacttcaactgtgaaagacagaatgcgaaaaaaaaatccaggaatttatattgtaggaattttaaagaatttatttgtaaattatggtggaaaataagtatttggtcaaccattcaaagctctcactgatggaaggaggttttggctcaaaatctcacgatacatggccccattcattctttccttaacacggatcagtagtcctgtccccttagcagaaaagcagccccaaagcatgatgtttccacccctatgcttcacagtaggtgttcttgggatgcaactcagtattcttcttcctccaaacacgacgagttgagtttataccaaaatggatacatggatgatacagcagaggattgggagaatgtcatgtggtcagattaaaccaaaatagaactttttggtataaacttaatttgtcatgtttggaggaagaagaatactgagttgcatcccaagaacaccatacctactgtgaagcatgggggtggaaacatcatgctttggggctgt
The DNA window shown above is from Nerophis ophidion isolate RoL-2023_Sa linkage group LG06, RoL_Noph_v1.0, whole genome shotgun sequence and carries:
- the LOC133554365 gene encoding oocyte zinc finger protein XlCOF6-like — its product is MDESQSPHIEQVEVPESPQVKEDNEEPQPSQFLKEAQQHPHCKTEENEPHSTQIKVDESQSPHIAQVELPVTTQIKEDEEPQPQFVKEEQQPPHFKTEEELQSTQIKADESQSPHIEEVEAPKSPQIKEDDEEPHPPQFVGGEQQPPYFKTEENEPQPTHIKNESQSPNIEEDGVPQPSALKRKRCHSPHTLKKKKMSHCNSILKRKRRSHKSESEEKREAEPPSSSSTQHMTTEADGDHCGGSQADKILAPLSDSDDTTSHSPDTDDEDDETCYTDNTHFKCSHCDKTFSYRSKLKVHMRTHTGEKPFSCSVCGKGFARNDNLKIHVRMHTGEKRFSCSVCGKGFLQNSDLKKHTRIHTGETPFSCTECGKGFAGKGQLRRHTRIHTGEKPFICSVCGKGFAQTNCLKIHTRIHTGEKPFSCSVCGKGFLQNSDLKLHTRIHTGEKPFSCSVCGLGFAQKSHLKRHTRIHTGENPFSCSVCGKAFAGKTDLKIHTRIHTGEKPFFCSVCGKGFSQNSHLKSHIRIHTGEKTFSCSVCGKGFLQNSDLKKHARVHTEKNSIPVPFAGFAQQSIF